The Solibacillus sp. FSL R7-0682 genome includes a window with the following:
- a CDS encoding lipopolysaccharide biosynthesis protein yields the protein MKSKVLSSLLWKFMEQSGAQAIQFLVSIILARLLLPEEYGKYILVFIFISIAGVIVQSGFNIALVQKKDVDEVDFSSVFYLNLSIASFLYVILFFTAPFIAAFFDDLELSEVLRLLSITLFLGVFVSIQNTIIVRNMQFKKLFVSSLGAVLISGIVGIILAYNYFGIWALVWQHLTYQLMLMIVLFFTVKWRPKLLFSFKRIKTLFSFGWKLLVSGLIDVVSTNLLNLLVGKLFNPAILSFYSKGNQFPNMIVSNINGSIQSVMLPTLSKQQDNRPRMKEIVRRTIKTSSFIIFPMMVGLAVIAEPLIQLLLTEKWLPTVPFLQIFCAIYALWPIHTANLQAINALGRSDIFLKLEILKTTVHLVILIITIQFGIYVMALGVLFSGILAALFNAYPNVQLLNYSIGAQIRDIAPPLFISLIMGAVVYTIYWLDLTPLYTVVIQILVGIITYISLAKLFQLESFNYLASTANEMLRKRRKTKLVVISRRNK from the coding sequence ATGAAATCAAAAGTCCTTTCCTCTCTTTTATGGAAATTCATGGAACAATCTGGTGCTCAAGCTATTCAATTTTTAGTATCAATTATATTAGCCCGTCTACTATTACCAGAGGAATATGGCAAATATATATTAGTATTTATATTTATTTCTATTGCCGGAGTTATAGTTCAAAGTGGTTTTAATATAGCATTAGTTCAAAAAAAAGATGTAGATGAAGTGGATTTCTCTTCTGTGTTTTATTTAAATTTAAGTATTGCTAGTTTTTTATATGTCATATTGTTTTTTACTGCACCTTTTATTGCTGCCTTTTTTGATGATCTTGAGTTATCGGAAGTTTTAAGACTTTTATCTATTACCCTTTTTTTAGGTGTATTTGTTTCAATACAAAATACTATAATTGTACGGAATATGCAGTTTAAAAAATTATTCGTTAGTAGTTTAGGGGCGGTATTAATATCCGGAATTGTCGGTATTATTCTAGCTTATAATTATTTTGGTATTTGGGCTCTTGTGTGGCAACATTTAACTTATCAATTGATGTTAATGATTGTATTATTCTTTACAGTAAAATGGAGACCAAAACTATTATTTTCATTTAAAAGAATAAAGACCTTATTTTCATTTGGTTGGAAATTACTAGTCTCAGGCTTAATTGATGTTGTTTCTACAAATCTACTAAACTTATTAGTGGGAAAATTATTTAATCCGGCAATTTTAAGTTTTTATAGTAAAGGTAATCAATTTCCTAATATGATTGTTAGTAATATTAATGGATCTATACAATCGGTTATGCTACCTACTTTATCAAAACAACAAGATAATAGACCTAGAATGAAAGAAATAGTAAGAAGAACTATTAAAACGAGCTCATTCATTATTTTTCCAATGATGGTTGGGTTAGCTGTTATAGCAGAACCATTAATTCAGTTATTATTAACAGAGAAATGGCTCCCAACTGTCCCGTTTTTACAAATATTTTGTGCAATCTACGCATTATGGCCAATTCATACTGCGAATTTACAAGCTATTAACGCGCTGGGGCGTAGTGATATTTTTTTGAAATTGGAAATTCTAAAAACTACAGTACACCTCGTTATTTTAATAATTACTATACAATTTGGTATTTATGTAATGGCTCTAGGCGTATTATTTAGTGGAATTTTAGCTGCTTTGTTTAACGCATATCCTAATGTGCAATTATTAAATTATAGTATTGGTGCGCAGATAAGAGATATAGCTCCACCTTTATTTATATCATTAATAATGGGAGCAGTAGTTTATACAATTTATTGGCTCGATTTAACTCCATTGTATACTGTCGTTATTCAAATATTAGTGGGAATAATTACTTATATAAGCCTCGCAAAGCTATTTCAACTTGAAAGTTTTAATTACTTGGCGTCGACTGCTAATGAGATGTTAAGAAAAAGAAGAAAAACAAAATTAGTTGTAATTAGTAGGCGGAATAAATGA
- a CDS encoding GNAT family N-acetyltransferase codes for MENKIYLRAFEYSDLSFLNSIRNDDILFQTTTGNKYYVSSEYDKKWVEDKIFNNYHQLYLVICCKNSNEPVGYTSANNIDYINRKAEWGGMLISSEHINGGFGTEACHLFIDHLFGELGMNMIYAFVKENNKASNRLSEKFGFTKDGVIRDFVYKQNSYHNVSIYTLLKSEYDNRK; via the coding sequence ATGGAGAATAAAATATATTTAAGAGCTTTTGAGTATAGCGATTTAAGCTTTTTAAACTCAATTAGAAATGATGATATACTTTTTCAGACAACTACAGGGAATAAATACTATGTTTCTTCAGAATATGATAAAAAATGGGTAGAAGATAAAATATTTAATAATTATCATCAGCTATATTTGGTGATTTGCTGTAAAAATAGTAACGAACCAGTTGGCTATACTAGTGCAAATAATATTGACTATATTAACAGAAAAGCTGAATGGGGTGGGATGCTTATTTCTAGCGAACACATCAACGGTGGATTTGGCACAGAAGCATGCCACTTATTTATTGATCATTTATTCGGTGAATTAGGTATGAACATGATTTATGCATTTGTAAAGGAAAATAACAAAGCATCAAATCGACTTTCTGAAAAATTTGGTTTTACGAAGGATGGGGTAATAAGAGATTTCGTGTATAAACAAAATAGTTATCATAATGTTAGTATATATACGCTCCTAAAATCAGAATACGATAATAGAAAATAG
- a CDS encoding DegT/DnrJ/EryC1/StrS family aminotransferase produces the protein MDSSIQVTRSSMPTLDEYIEEIKDLWESKWLTNQGVKHNQLEIELANYLDTPNVALYANGHLALENILEVFQLNGEVITTPFTFASTTHAIVRKGLTPVFADINPNDYTMQTDNLESLITEKTSAIMPVHVYGNICNIEGVERIAEKYNLKVIYDAAHAFGATVNGESIANFGHASMFSFHATKVFNTIEGGAITFKDSSLKKVIDAYKNFGITGPETVDYIGGNAKMNEFQAAMGLCNLKNVNQEIEKRKLLYERYIDNLSEVDGIKLPYIPKGVVSNYSYFPVLFNSLKISRDEIQHELMKHNIYTRKYFYPLTNQLKCYHPKFTTDHTPIAQHIAERILTLPLYADLQLHTVDRICTIIKTKLNSLKLTVSKGDM, from the coding sequence ATGGATAGTTCAATACAAGTAACTCGTTCCTCAATGCCAACTTTAGATGAATATATAGAGGAAATAAAAGATTTATGGGAAAGCAAATGGCTAACTAATCAAGGGGTTAAGCACAATCAGTTAGAGATAGAATTAGCTAATTATTTGGATACTCCAAATGTTGCACTATATGCAAATGGTCATCTAGCATTGGAGAATATTTTAGAAGTTTTCCAACTTAATGGAGAGGTTATTACAACACCCTTTACATTTGCTTCTACTACTCATGCCATTGTAAGAAAAGGATTAACACCCGTTTTTGCAGATATTAATCCTAATGATTATACAATGCAAACAGATAATTTAGAGAGCCTCATAACAGAAAAAACATCTGCTATTATGCCTGTTCACGTATATGGGAATATTTGTAATATTGAAGGGGTTGAGCGGATAGCAGAAAAATATAATTTGAAAGTGATTTATGATGCTGCCCATGCTTTTGGTGCCACTGTTAATGGAGAAAGTATTGCTAACTTTGGTCATGCTTCGATGTTCAGTTTTCATGCTACAAAAGTTTTTAACACAATTGAAGGTGGGGCTATCACGTTCAAAGATTCAAGCTTAAAAAAGGTGATAGATGCATATAAAAACTTTGGTATTACAGGACCCGAAACCGTAGATTACATTGGTGGCAATGCAAAAATGAATGAATTTCAAGCAGCAATGGGCTTATGTAATCTAAAAAATGTAAATCAAGAAATTGAAAAAAGAAAATTGCTTTATGAAAGATATATTGACAATCTGAGTGAAGTTGATGGCATTAAATTGCCATACATCCCGAAAGGTGTCGTTAGTAATTATTCTTACTTTCCAGTGTTATTTAATAGCTTAAAAATATCGAGAGATGAGATTCAACATGAATTAATGAAACATAACATCTATACAAGAAAATATTTTTATCCATTAACCAATCAATTAAAATGTTACCATCCCAAATTTACCACTGATCACACTCCAATCGCACAACATATCGCAGAAAGAATCTTAACACTTCCACTTTATGCCGATTTACAGTTACATACTGTAGATAGAATTTGTACCATTATAAAAACAAAACTCAATAGTTTAAAATTAACGGTTTCCAAAGGAGATATGTAG
- the rfbA gene encoding glucose-1-phosphate thymidylyltransferase RfbA has protein sequence MKGILLAGGSGTRLYPLTKSISKQMLPIYDKPMIYYPLSVLMLAGIREVLIISTPRDIEGFKELLEDGSKLGMNFEYAVQEKPNGLAEAFIIGENFIGDSSVALVLGDNIFYGSNLSVLLKEAASLTSGSIIMGCYVNDPRAYGVVEVDEEHNAISIEEKPEKPKSSYAIPGLYFFDNQVVQFANSVKPSARGELEITSILEKYMQQDELIVKLAGRGLAWLDTGTHESLLEASNFVEAIQKRQGLYIASLEEIAYRKGYITKKELIKLAEPLMKTDYGKYLMDLAQIVDVSFETVS, from the coding sequence ATGAAAGGTATTCTTCTTGCAGGGGGTTCGGGAACTAGACTGTATCCATTAACTAAATCAATTTCAAAACAAATGCTACCGATTTATGACAAACCGATGATATATTATCCATTATCTGTATTGATGTTGGCGGGAATAAGAGAAGTATTAATAATTTCAACTCCGCGTGATATTGAAGGTTTTAAGGAGCTATTAGAGGATGGAAGTAAGCTAGGCATGAACTTCGAATATGCGGTTCAAGAAAAACCCAATGGTCTTGCCGAAGCCTTTATTATTGGAGAGAACTTTATTGGTGACTCCTCTGTTGCGTTAGTTTTAGGAGATAATATTTTTTATGGGTCAAATTTATCCGTTTTATTAAAAGAGGCGGCTTCTTTAACGAGCGGCAGTATTATTATGGGTTGTTATGTAAATGATCCTCGCGCTTATGGTGTAGTGGAGGTAGATGAAGAACACAACGCTATTTCAATAGAAGAAAAGCCTGAAAAACCGAAATCTTCTTATGCTATTCCAGGTTTATATTTCTTTGATAATCAAGTTGTACAGTTTGCTAATAGTGTAAAACCATCTGCACGAGGAGAATTAGAAATCACCTCTATATTAGAGAAATACATGCAACAAGATGAACTGATTGTTAAGCTAGCGGGGCGTGGATTAGCTTGGTTAGATACAGGTACACATGAATCTCTATTAGAAGCATCAAATTTTGTTGAGGCAATTCAAAAACGTCAAGGTTTGTATATTGCAAGTCTTGAGGAAATTGCGTATCGAAAGGGCTACATAACAAAAAAGGAGCTAATAAAACTCGCTGAACCACTTATGAAAACAGATTATGGAAAATATTTAATGGATCTTGCACAAATTGTCGACGTATCATTTGAAACTGTATCCTAA
- the rfbB gene encoding dTDP-glucose 4,6-dehydratase, translating to MKKLLVTGGAGFIGGNFIHYLFEKYPDYKVFNLDALTYAGDLTKHSAIETKENYHFIKADITDYPEIMQLFENEQFDYVVHFAAESHVDRSIIEPNIFVQTNVLGTQVLLEAARKVGVTKFIHVSTDEVYGELDFDHTTFFTEDTPLKPNSPYSASKASSDFLVQAYHHTYGLPMNITRCSNNYGPFHFPEKLIPLTISRVLNNEKIPVYGDGQNIRDWLHVFDHCAAIDLVLHEGGDGEVYNIGGHNERTNLQVVKTIIQALGKSEDLIEFVEDRLGHDKRYAIDPSKLEQLGWKPKFAFEIGIDQTIKWYVDNKVWIEQINSRNLHML from the coding sequence ATGAAGAAGCTATTAGTAACTGGTGGGGCTGGATTTATCGGAGGGAATTTTATTCATTATTTATTTGAAAAATACCCTGACTATAAAGTTTTTAATTTAGATGCATTAACATATGCAGGTGATTTAACAAAGCATTCTGCAATAGAAACTAAGGAAAATTATCATTTTATAAAGGCAGATATAACAGATTATCCAGAAATCATGCAGTTATTCGAAAACGAACAATTTGATTATGTCGTCCATTTTGCTGCAGAAAGTCATGTGGACCGTTCTATTATAGAACCCAATATTTTTGTTCAAACTAATGTGTTAGGTACACAAGTGTTACTAGAAGCTGCGAGAAAAGTAGGGGTTACAAAATTTATACATGTATCTACAGATGAAGTATATGGAGAATTAGATTTTGACCATACAACCTTTTTTACTGAAGATACACCATTAAAACCAAATAGTCCATATAGCGCAAGTAAAGCATCTTCAGATTTTTTGGTCCAAGCTTATCACCATACTTATGGATTGCCTATGAATATTACGCGTTGTTCAAATAACTATGGACCTTTTCATTTTCCTGAAAAGTTAATTCCTTTAACAATTAGTAGAGTTTTAAATAATGAGAAAATACCGGTTTATGGAGATGGACAAAATATCAGGGATTGGTTACATGTGTTTGATCATTGCGCGGCTATTGATTTAGTGTTACACGAAGGCGGCGATGGTGAGGTATATAATATTGGTGGACATAACGAACGCACGAATTTACAAGTAGTGAAAACTATTATTCAAGCATTGGGAAAATCAGAAGACTTAATTGAATTTGTCGAGGATCGTTTAGGACATGATAAACGTTATGCAATTGATCCATCTAAATTAGAGCAATTAGGATGGAAGCCAAAATTTGCATTCGAAATAGGCATAGACCAAACGATTAAATGGTATGTTGATAACAAAGTGTGGATCGAACAAATTAATAGTAGGAATCTACACATGTTATGA
- a CDS encoding 3-oxoacyl-ACP synthase III family protein, whose protein sequence is MTTIMAIEYHFPTNQIFNDPNNKLTKKVGISSKYIAEKNETASDLALQAAEKLFAKGVCKKSEIDFLLFCTQAPDYILPTTACIIQEKLKLPTSCGALDFNLGCSGFVYGLSLAKGLIESGQAKNVLLLTADTYSKFIHENDFSTSLLFGDAAAATLITESTDRNNLGPFIFGTDGSGAKELIIFAGGSREPVDSEALLEFEDEKGNIRTRSSLYMNGSEVFNFAMREVPKAINDLLTKENTTLNDYDYFIFHQANKYMLDALRRRMDIDKEKFSIQLHDCGNTVSSTIPIALKREIELGHIKNGDKVLLVGFGVGLSWGVCSIKIRY, encoded by the coding sequence ATGACAACAATAATGGCGATAGAATATCATTTTCCAACAAATCAAATTTTTAATGACCCAAACAATAAATTAACAAAAAAAGTTGGGATTTCATCTAAATATATAGCAGAGAAAAATGAAACAGCTTCTGACTTGGCATTACAAGCTGCTGAAAAATTATTTGCAAAGGGTGTTTGTAAAAAGAGTGAAATCGACTTTTTATTATTTTGTACGCAAGCTCCGGATTATATTTTGCCAACAACGGCATGTATCATTCAGGAAAAATTAAAACTCCCTACTAGTTGTGGTGCACTCGATTTTAATTTAGGCTGTTCGGGATTTGTTTATGGCCTGTCACTTGCTAAAGGGTTAATTGAAAGTGGGCAAGCAAAGAATGTTTTACTCTTAACAGCGGATACTTACAGTAAATTTATTCATGAAAATGATTTCAGCACGAGCTTACTATTTGGTGATGCAGCGGCCGCAACTCTAATAACTGAATCTACTGATAGAAATAATCTTGGCCCTTTTATATTTGGGACAGATGGTAGTGGGGCAAAAGAGTTAATTATATTTGCAGGAGGATCTAGAGAGCCGGTAGATTCTGAAGCTTTACTGGAATTTGAAGATGAAAAAGGCAACATTCGAACACGAAGTAGTCTTTATATGAATGGATCAGAAGTATTTAATTTTGCTATGAGAGAAGTACCTAAAGCGATAAATGATTTGTTAACTAAAGAAAATACAACATTGAATGATTATGATTACTTTATTTTTCACCAAGCGAACAAATATATGTTAGATGCTCTGAGAAGAAGGATGGATATTGATAAGGAAAAATTCTCTATTCAATTGCACGATTGTGGAAATACGGTATCTTCAACAATTCCAATAGCTTTAAAAAGAGAAATAGAACTTGGGCATATTAAAAACGGGGACAAGGTTTTATTAGTTGGATTCGGAGTAGGGTTATCTTGGGGCGTTTGCTCAATAAAAATACGTTATTAA
- a CDS encoding glucose-6-phosphate isomerase — translation MIQLLQTGILNESLIQIEWSDYTKSVAAIHHHLEKSNSEMTGWLNSPLENNVELVNSIQQTAYKIKMLADVLVVIGVGGSFLGAKAIQDALTPYFGDCANGIEVVYVGQNMSGAYIRQLLNSLEHKEVFVNVISKSGTTMEPALAFRVLRQYMENRYGNEAHDRIIVTTDAEKGLLKHVAEKSGYTQFVIPSNIGGRYSVLTPAGLLPIAVAGVDIDKLLAGAKKAATVLKNEKLEQNEAYRYAVIRQELYKNGYQIELLASFEPGLAKLHEWWKQLFGESEGKGKRGLFPASVSYSTDLHAIGQFIQDGSPIVFETLLHFKEIPFDYQVPFDERNDDQLNYIANYSFNEINAISKQGTAMAHAEGGVPIIQLELERLDAYHLGYLIYFFMKACAMSASLLQVNPFDQPGVEAYKKKMLQLLQVENVKKQYGMGM, via the coding sequence ATGATTCAATTACTCCAAACGGGTATATTAAATGAATCCTTAATTCAAATTGAGTGGAGTGATTATACTAAATCGGTAGCAGCGATTCATCATCATCTTGAAAAATCTAATAGTGAAATGACAGGGTGGCTAAATTCTCCACTAGAAAATAATGTAGAGTTGGTGAACTCGATTCAACAAACCGCATATAAAATTAAAATGCTTGCAGATGTATTAGTAGTTATCGGAGTAGGTGGGTCATTTTTAGGTGCAAAAGCGATTCAAGACGCATTAACACCGTATTTTGGTGATTGTGCGAATGGGATTGAAGTTGTCTATGTAGGTCAAAATATGAGTGGTGCTTATATCAGACAGCTACTTAATAGTCTTGAACATAAAGAAGTATTTGTAAATGTTATATCTAAATCTGGTACAACGATGGAACCGGCGTTAGCATTCCGTGTATTACGACAATATATGGAAAATCGTTACGGGAATGAAGCACACGATCGGATTATAGTGACAACTGATGCTGAAAAGGGTCTATTAAAACATGTTGCAGAAAAATCTGGCTATACACAATTCGTAATTCCATCAAATATTGGTGGTCGCTATTCCGTATTAACCCCAGCAGGACTGTTACCAATTGCAGTTGCTGGTGTTGATATTGATAAGTTATTAGCAGGAGCTAAAAAAGCAGCGACGGTTTTAAAGAATGAAAAACTCGAACAAAACGAAGCGTATCGTTATGCAGTGATTCGACAAGAACTCTATAAAAATGGTTATCAAATTGAACTTTTAGCCTCTTTTGAACCAGGTCTTGCAAAACTCCATGAATGGTGGAAGCAATTATTTGGAGAAAGTGAAGGGAAAGGGAAAAGGGGTTTGTTTCCAGCGTCGGTTAGTTACTCGACCGACTTACATGCAATAGGTCAGTTCATACAAGATGGTAGCCCGATAGTTTTTGAAACATTACTTCACTTTAAAGAGATTCCTTTTGATTATCAAGTGCCGTTTGATGAGCGCAACGATGACCAACTGAACTATATAGCAAATTATAGCTTTAACGAAATCAATGCCATTTCCAAACAAGGTACGGCTATGGCGCATGCGGAAGGAGGAGTTCCGATTATTCAACTCGAATTAGAGCGGCTAGATGCCTATCATTTAGGGTACCTAATTTATTTTTTTATGAAAGCATGTGCGATGAGTGCTTCCCTTTTACAAGTTAATCCATTTGATCAACCAGGTGTTGAAGCCTATAAAAAGAAAATGCTTCAATTGTTGCAAGTGGAAAATGTTAAGAAGCAATATGGGATGGGGATGTAA
- a CDS encoding WbqC family protein, whose product MKVALMQPYFFPYIGYFQLIHAVDEFIIFDNAQYIRRGWINRNRVLNPQKETVYINVPVQKASRETKIKDIVIDSSSNWKETIIHQLNYYRKAPNYDFVMDFLNDSLELSKPYISELNTSLLKKVCNLLKINTNITVLSEQFPMLNEMNAADEWGIEVSKALNATSYINAIGGKEFYDPQKYRANGLDIQFIKTDIKPYKQFHDVFVPGLSIIDMMMFNQPEEIREMLDIHELIK is encoded by the coding sequence ATGAAAGTAGCCTTAATGCAACCGTACTTCTTTCCCTATATAGGCTATTTTCAACTAATTCATGCGGTAGATGAATTTATTATTTTTGATAATGCTCAGTATATTCGTAGAGGCTGGATAAACCGAAATCGAGTATTAAATCCGCAAAAAGAAACCGTTTATATTAATGTTCCCGTACAAAAAGCTTCTAGGGAAACAAAAATTAAGGATATTGTTATTGATAGTTCTAGTAATTGGAAGGAAACGATAATTCATCAGCTGAATTATTACCGTAAAGCACCAAACTATGATTTTGTTATGGATTTTTTGAATGATAGTTTAGAACTTAGTAAACCTTATATAAGTGAATTGAATACTAGTCTATTAAAAAAAGTATGTAATCTACTTAAGATTAATACAAATATAACGGTTTTATCAGAGCAATTTCCAATGCTAAACGAAATGAATGCAGCAGATGAATGGGGAATTGAAGTGTCTAAAGCTTTAAATGCAACTTCTTATATTAATGCCATCGGTGGAAAGGAATTTTATGATCCACAAAAATATCGAGCAAATGGTTTAGATATTCAATTTATTAAAACTGATATAAAACCATATAAACAATTTCATGATGTTTTTGTACCCGGTTTATCTATTATCGATATGATGATGTTTAACCAACCAGAAGAGATAAGAGAAATGTTAGATATTCATGAGTTAATTAAATAG
- a CDS encoding CocE/NonD family hydrolase codes for MVFNHKIFISIIIFISIILCACSEEEGQSAIDTVIEDVYIEMNDGVKLATRIYRPNDNKRYPVLLARTTYSSGAFGSTEEGDYRELGIRMAEKGYVVVIQDIRGLYGSEGEWRLFKDDASDGYQTVIWLNEQTWSNGKVGVFGKSAVGMTANLVATTNPPGLKAAFVQMAPSQFYEEVIAEGGIYRHEVATRWMYFINSTYSIKMLQQGKIDKETYSKILDANQQFPDLFKHTPLNSFPYLSDNSLFTSVFEHYIQDDYYDYYDIPSNFSNIKIPIYHLGGWYDTFLEGTMKSYLGLQEKGGKGAKGNQKLLMGPWTHQDFGQHGIDGDSSFFEGDEIYLITEMERWFDYWLKDIDTGVMEEDPIQYYTIGANEWRTTQVWPVEGVEEKWYFNSEKSNSATSINDSLLSNKPPLLEAKNQFNYDPKSPIITIGGRNLFGELGLGPLDQRPAEEHSLTYTSDPLTEQLEIGGTVTANLYVSSNAVDTDFTVKITDVSPDGTSHLLNEGALRMRFREGLDREVFMEDGEIYEIEINLHEISHIFNEGHRIRVAVASSNFPRFDRNPNTGNPLGVDSEEDFVTAINTVHIGPEQLSHIVLPVIKNK; via the coding sequence ATGGTATTTAATCATAAAATATTTATATCAATAATTATATTTATATCAATAATTCTATGTGCGTGTTCAGAGGAAGAAGGACAAAGTGCAATAGATACTGTTATTGAAGACGTATATATTGAAATGAATGACGGAGTAAAACTGGCTACTCGTATATATCGCCCAAATGATAATAAACGTTATCCCGTATTGTTAGCTAGAACTACATATAGTAGTGGGGCATTTGGTAGCACAGAAGAGGGCGATTATCGAGAACTTGGAATTAGAATGGCTGAAAAAGGATATGTAGTTGTTATTCAGGATATAAGAGGTTTATATGGTTCTGAAGGGGAATGGCGATTGTTTAAGGATGATGCATCAGATGGCTATCAAACGGTCATTTGGCTAAACGAACAAACATGGAGCAATGGAAAGGTAGGCGTTTTTGGAAAATCTGCTGTTGGTATGACAGCTAATTTAGTAGCTACTACGAACCCTCCTGGATTAAAGGCTGCTTTTGTTCAAATGGCACCATCGCAATTTTATGAGGAAGTTATCGCGGAAGGTGGAATTTATAGACATGAAGTTGCTACTAGGTGGATGTATTTTATCAACTCTACTTATTCAATAAAAATGCTACAGCAAGGAAAAATAGACAAAGAAACATATTCTAAAATATTGGATGCTAATCAGCAGTTTCCGGATTTATTTAAGCATACACCGCTTAATAGCTTTCCATATTTAAGTGACAATTCATTGTTTACTTCAGTTTTTGAACATTATATACAGGATGATTACTATGATTATTATGATATTCCTTCTAACTTCTCAAATATTAAAATCCCAATCTATCATCTTGGAGGTTGGTATGACACTTTTTTAGAAGGAACGATGAAAAGCTATCTAGGTCTTCAGGAGAAGGGAGGAAAGGGAGCAAAAGGGAATCAGAAACTTCTTATGGGTCCTTGGACACATCAAGATTTCGGACAACACGGTATTGATGGAGATAGTTCCTTTTTTGAAGGAGATGAAATTTATTTAATAACTGAGATGGAACGTTGGTTTGATTACTGGCTAAAAGATATCGATACAGGTGTCATGGAGGAAGATCCTATTCAGTATTATACAATTGGAGCGAATGAATGGAGAACAACGCAAGTTTGGCCAGTTGAAGGTGTAGAAGAAAAATGGTATTTTAATAGCGAAAAAAGTAACAGTGCAACATCGATAAATGATTCGCTATTGTCGAATAAACCGCCACTTTTAGAAGCGAAAAATCAATTTAACTACGACCCTAAAAGCCCAATTATTACAATTGGAGGGAGAAATTTATTTGGCGAATTGGGATTAGGACCATTAGATCAACGACCAGCCGAAGAACATTCATTAACCTATACGTCAGATCCGTTAACAGAACAACTAGAAATAGGAGGCACAGTTACAGCCAACTTATATGTTTCATCAAATGCCGTTGATACTGATTTCACTGTGAAAATAACGGATGTTTCACCTGATGGTACTTCTCATTTATTAAATGAAGGGGCATTACGAATGCGATTTCGTGAAGGGCTAGATAGAGAAGTATTTATGGAGGATGGCGAAATATATGAGATAGAAATCAATTTACATGAAATAAGTCATATATTTAATGAGGGACATAGAATTCGAGTTGCTGTAGCAAGTAGCAATTTCCCGCGATTCGACCGAAACCCGAATACTGGAAATCCGCTCGGTGTAGATTCAGAGGAAGATTTTGTGACTGCGATAAATACAGTTCATATAGGCCCGGAACAACTATCACATATCGTGCTTCCAGTTATAAAAAATAAATAA